In Clupea harengus chromosome 25, Ch_v2.0.2, whole genome shotgun sequence, one genomic interval encodes:
- the LOC105900611 gene encoding protein phosphatase 1 regulatory subunit 3G, whose protein sequence is METNSPNSVISPELAAAFQFSTSFCRKEDDKPLSDLEPTDDGRCSLDTQKSNLKDRRRAKSLPVSAEQASLFESCAKKVQFADTFGLDLANVKHFSVTEDPHVPSKVFSRLNSYPLDDKQDNAVDLCETFSSSLKLYRLSPTFAMPVDSDDFDGRLQQFRVALEKVSITHFEVNGLIRVMDIDSVRKEVGVRHTFNDWMTFVDTKAVLESRKVHQELWSQFVFTLYIPPYMNPGFSVQFAVYHLTDQGDFWDNNVGQNYTLRWDYT, encoded by the coding sequence ATGGAAACCAATTCGCCAAACTCGGTCATTTCTCCCGAACTTGCTGCTGCTTTTCAGTTCTCAACGTCATTTTGCAGAAAGGAGGACGACAAGCCTTTATCAGACCTCGAGCCAACTGATGATGGCAGGTGTTCCTTAGATACCCAGAAAAGTAATCTTAAAGACCGACGAAGAGCCAAGTCCCTACCTGTATCCGCTGAACAGGCGTCTCTTTTCGAGAGCTGCGCAAAGAAAGTACAGTTTGCAGACACATTTGGGCTCGACTTGGCGAATGTAAAGCACTTCAGTGTAACAGAGGATCCACACGTCCCTTCCAAAGTCTTCAGCAGATTGAACAGCTACCCCCTTGATGACAAACAGGACAATGCCGTCGATCTGTGTGAGACATTTTCATCTTCTTTAAAACTGTACCGTTTGAGCCCGACTTTCGCAATGCCTGTTGATTCAGATGATTTCGACGGACGTCTCCAGCAATTTCGGGTTGCTTTGGAGAAAGTGTCTATCACTCATTTTGAAGTTAACGGTTTAATTCGAGTGATGGACATAGATTCAGTAAGGAAAGAAGTCGGAGTGAGGCATACATTCAATGACTGGATGACGTTCGTGGACACAAAAGCTGTGCTCGAGTCTCGCAAAGTTCACCAAGAACTTTGGAGTCAATTTGTGTTTACTCTCTACATACCTCCGTATATGAACCCAGGCTTCTCTGTACAGTTTGCTGTGTACCATCTTACCGATCAAGGTGACTTCTGGGACAATAACGTGGGTCAAAATTACACCCTCAGATGGGATTACACATAG